A region of bacterium DNA encodes the following proteins:
- the rsgA gene encoding ribosome small subunit-dependent GTPase A, translating to MNTTLTELGWSRHWQELFAPHAAAGLVAGRVIRGDRTSSLVATADGIVRAGTAARLLKAGEGHAALPVVGDWVALSVPDGDGASLIEAVLTRRNAIVRSDAGRTSEVQALAANVDTVFVVHPIADEPNLRRLERELSVAWSSGAVPVVVLTKSDLSIDSEAACEAVGEVAIGVEIVPVNGLDGVGVAGLMAHVAAGRTAILLGPSGAGKSTLINALLGEKRLATGDVRENDGRGRHTTVARELVAIPGHGVIIDTPGLRAIGLTGDEDGIALAFPDIEALAPLCRFRDCGHGEEPDCAVREAVETGALDPERLASWHKLQREQQVAAAKTDVRARAEAHRKEKIMGRVQKDFQKRSGKT from the coding sequence ATGAACACCACACTCACCGAACTGGGCTGGTCCCGGCACTGGCAGGAACTGTTTGCCCCGCACGCCGCCGCGGGCCTGGTGGCGGGCCGCGTGATCCGCGGCGACCGCACCAGTTCGCTGGTGGCGACGGCCGACGGCATCGTGCGCGCCGGCACGGCCGCGCGGCTGTTGAAGGCCGGCGAAGGGCACGCGGCGCTGCCGGTGGTCGGCGACTGGGTCGCGCTGTCGGTTCCCGACGGCGACGGCGCCTCGCTGATCGAGGCCGTGCTGACGCGGCGCAACGCCATCGTCCGCAGCGATGCCGGCCGCACCTCCGAGGTGCAGGCGCTGGCCGCCAACGTCGACACCGTGTTCGTGGTGCATCCCATCGCCGATGAGCCGAACCTGCGCCGGCTCGAGCGCGAACTGTCGGTGGCCTGGAGCTCGGGCGCCGTGCCGGTGGTGGTGCTGACGAAGAGCGATCTGTCGATAGATTCTGAGGCGGCCTGCGAGGCGGTGGGCGAGGTCGCGATCGGCGTCGAGATCGTGCCGGTGAACGGGCTCGACGGTGTCGGCGTGGCCGGGTTGATGGCGCATGTCGCCGCCGGCCGCACCGCGATCCTGCTGGGGCCGTCGGGCGCCGGCAAGTCCACGCTCATCAACGCGCTGCTGGGCGAGAAGCGCCTGGCCACGGGCGACGTCCGCGAGAACGACGGGCGCGGCCGCCACACCACCGTCGCGCGCGAGCTGGTCGCCATCCCGGGGCATGGCGTCATCATCGACACGCCGGGACTGCGCGCGATCGGCTTGACCGGCGACGAGGACGGCATCGCGCTCGCGTTCCCGGACATCGAGGCGCTGGCGCCGCTGTGCCGCTTCCGCGACTGCGGGCACGGCGAGGAACCGGACTGCGCGGTGCGCGAGGCGGTGGAGACGGGCGCGCTCGACCCGGAGCGCCTGGCCAGCTGGCACAAGCTCCAGCGCGAGCAGCAGGTGGCCGCGGCGAAGACCGATGTGCGGGCGCGGGCCGAGGCGCATCGCAAGGAGAAGATCATGGGGCGGGTGCAAAAGGATTTTCAGAAGCGGTCGGGGAAGACCTGA
- a CDS encoding DinB family protein, producing the protein MNTDFLRAQLRMSGWFLDQALAGITHEASLHPTPTGQTINWLVGHLADARGGALALLSGERSWPDAELALYKRGADSLDPARALPLSELTRRFASVQEPLLQHLKTLTDERAAQKAPFSPSGNPEETVGSLMGVLAFHEVYHVGQVGLLRRWAGLARVV; encoded by the coding sequence ATGAACACCGACTTCCTCCGCGCCCAACTCCGCATGAGCGGCTGGTTCCTCGACCAGGCCCTCGCCGGCATCACCCATGAAGCCAGCCTGCACCCCACGCCCACCGGCCAGACCATCAACTGGCTCGTCGGCCACCTGGCCGATGCCCGCGGCGGCGCGCTGGCGCTGCTGTCGGGCGAGCGCAGCTGGCCCGACGCCGAGCTGGCCCTGTACAAGCGCGGCGCCGACTCGCTCGATCCCGCCCGTGCGCTGCCGCTCAGCGAACTGACCCGCCGCTTCGCCAGCGTGCAGGAACCGCTGTTGCAGCACCTCAAGACACTGACCGACGAGCGCGCCGCGCAGAAGGCGCCGTTCAGCCCGAGCGGCAATCCGGAGGAGACGGTGGGCAGCCTGATGGGCGTGCTCGCGTTCCACGAGGTCTATCACGTGGGGCAGGTGGGCCTGCTGCGGCGATGGGCGGGATTGGCGCGGGTGGTGTAG